A portion of the Phyllobacterium zundukense genome contains these proteins:
- a CDS encoding response regulator transcription factor, which translates to MPEPKHEYDIFWSLGGAFDLETVTYFRRLLVYRSKSIAVVEDDASLRDAMENLISSHGLNVYTFVSAESFLAQRDHIEIDCLITDVQMDGMGGVELFHILLKIGVVTPVIFITAFEDERIHKRVMASGAKGYFRKPFESQAMIDCIDQALAM; encoded by the coding sequence ATGCCGGAACCTAAACATGAGTATGATATCTTCTGGTCTCTGGGTGGTGCATTTGATCTAGAAACAGTCACATATTTTAGAAGGTTGCTGGTGTACCGTTCGAAATCCATAGCCGTCGTCGAGGACGACGCGTCGCTGCGCGACGCCATGGAGAATCTCATAAGCTCACATGGGCTCAATGTTTATACGTTTGTTTCCGCGGAATCATTTCTGGCCCAGAGGGATCATATAGAGATCGACTGCCTTATAACCGACGTGCAAATGGACGGAATGGGCGGGGTGGAGCTATTCCATATCCTCCTCAAAATTGGTGTCGTTACTCCAGTCATTTTCATTACGGCGTTCGAGGATGAACGAATTCACAAGAGGGTGATGGCCTCAGGCGCCAAGGGCTACTTCCGGAAACCTTTCGAAAGTCAGGCCATGATTGATTGCATAGATCAGGCACTGGCTATGTAG